From the Paenibacillus sp. MMS20-IR301 genome, the window AGCGTTCAGTTCGGGCAGTACATCATTAAGCCCGTATCCGCCATCCTCCAGCAAAAGCTTACGCACCAGCGAGAACCCGTTGCTGTGAATTCCGCTGGAAGCGAGGCCAATTACCGTATCCCCCGGAGCAATATCTGCTCCGGTTACAAGCTTAGCCTTGTCGGCTACACCTACAGTGAACCCCGCGATGTCGTATTCTCCCGCCGAGTACATACCCGGCATCTCTGCCGTTTCACCGCCGATTAAGGCGCAGCCCGCCTGATGGCAGCCTTCGGCGATTCCGGCAACGATCGCCTCAATCTTCTCCGGAACTACCTTATCGCAGGCCAGATAGTCGAGGAAGAACAGCGGCTCAGCACCCTGCACCACGATATCATTCACGCACATGGCTACTGCATCGATGCCAATCGTGTCGTGGCGGTCCGCAGCGAACGCGATTTTGAGCTTAGTGCCGACGCCGTCCGTTCCCGATACGAGAACCGGCTCTTCGTATTTGTCTTTATTCAGACCGAACAGCGCGCCGAATCCGCCCAGCTCCGTCATCACTTCCGGACGGTATGTGCGTTTCACATGCTTCTTCATGCGTTCTACCGCTTCATTGCCAGCCGCAATATCCACACCGGCGTTTTTATAAGCTTCCGACACTTTGGACACCTCATTTAATTTAGTTTAGAGCGCGGGTTCGGGGCGGCAGGGATTAAACCCTTTCCGGTGGTTATACTCGTCATTGCGATGAACATTTGGACTTCCGGCCGCTGTTATATTTGGATTTCCTTGATTTGAACCGCAATTTGCGGTAGAAATCCAAATAGCATATGCTCCCGGAGCTAGCTTTCCTGCGGAAAGCTTTCAGGCGGACGCTACCGCTCCTCCAGTTCCAAATTTCCTCTCCATGACTCAAACCACCAGGGTTCAAACCCGTGCCGCAAGCCGAAGTTCGCGCCTTGCACAGCAGCAGTTGGTCGGCGCTGTGCGAAGCCCAGCGCCTCTAAGGGTACGGGGCAAAGCCCATGCAGTTTCTTAGGCGACAGCTCCCCCGATTTGGCAACAGCAAACAGGACGGAAGCGGAGCTTAAGCCCGGCGGCGGCTGTTTGTTACAGGAAGTCGTCGATTTCTCCGCTTTGCAGGGCATTGA encodes:
- the purM gene encoding phosphoribosylformylglycinamidine cyclo-ligase, producing the protein MSEAYKNAGVDIAAGNEAVERMKKHVKRTYRPEVMTELGGFGALFGLNKDKYEEPVLVSGTDGVGTKLKIAFAADRHDTIGIDAVAMCVNDIVVQGAEPLFFLDYLACDKVVPEKIEAIVAGIAEGCHQAGCALIGGETAEMPGMYSAGEYDIAGFTVGVADKAKLVTGADIAPGDTVIGLASSGIHSNGFSLVRKLLLEDGGYGLNDVLPELNAPLVDVLLAPTKIYVKPLLALLEQLPVKGMAHITGGGFIENIPRVLPENVNVEINYGSWPIQPVFNLMQSKGSVSNRDMFTTFNMGIGLVLVVAEADGERALELLKASGEEAYLIGKVTQGERSVTFTGAEV